The Gammaproteobacteria bacterium DNA window ACAATAGATATTTAATTCAAAAGCATTAGATACGTCTTGGTGTAAAATAAACTTATTTATATCTGCATTTTTATTTTCATTAACAAATGTTAAAAACTGATTTTCTGATTTCGCTAATAACCACGGCATAACAAATCACTCCGGAATTGAAACAGGCATCAATATATGGAATTATAATTCATATGCAAGTAACACCACGCAGCCGTGATTGCCTCCCTCGAAGCAAAGCGAGGCAAGAGGAGTCCCGGGTGTACCCTTCCCTTTCTCTTATTGTTTTAAATAACCACCATAGGTATCGGTTAAATCTTTAAGGGTCGACGTTGCACCTTGAAATGTTTCACCAAACTTTGCTTTTAAGTTAGCTAAACTAGGCGACACAACGCCCCCTAGCCAAACCACAGAAGGTTGGTAAGCTGCGACAAGTTTGGATTGTTGCCACCAAGCTTCAGCTGATAAAGGGGTCATTTGCACTAGAAAAATTAGCACTAAGTTTATGATATAACCCCGTATGAGCCCGAAAACACCACCAAACAAACGATTTCCTATTCCAAGAACCCCGGCTTGAAAAGCAGCATTCGCAAAATACCCAATGATCGATCCCACCAATACGGTTCCTGCGAATAATAAGCCAAAACTTAAGCCCAATGCTAAGTATGATACGGGCTGGGTGGTATTCATACCAATCGAGGTTGAGGCTTGAGTTACTACATTTTGCACCGTGGGAGAACTGGTGAAAGCCTGCGCAAGTGGATTAGAAAAGACAATGGCAACGATAAACGCTGCAATAAGAGTGATTAAAGAAATAATTTCTCGGACAAAACCGCGGGCTAAGCCCGTTAAAATTGAGAAAAAGAAGATAATGAGGATTATGTAATCGACCCAATTCAAATCAGACATGATTCACCCTTTAGTAACTTATTCGCACGACTGAACGATATAAATAGATTAAATAGTATATCAAATTGTTTAAGTAAGTGAGGCTATTATTATATCTGGAACATCCGTGAACACAGCATCAACCCCCCAACTAAAGAGCATTTGTGCCCGAGCAGGATGGTTCACGGTATAGCAGAATAGTTGTTTATTCATAGCTTTGATGATCTCCGCAGTATTTTGAGTAATGATTTCATCGTTAACATGAATTGAGACGGGGTGTAACCAGGCACAAATTTCTTGCCAATCGGGCAGCCATTCATGCAAGAGCAATCCCACTAAAACTTGTGGGTAAAATTGTCTAATACACTTTAATGCTTCCAAGGAGAAACTAGAAAACAGAAAGGTGTTTTCTGAGCTGTCTAAATAAGGTTGCATGATTTCCATGACATTTTTTACTTGTTCTGCTTCTTGACCCGGTAGCGCTTTAATTTCAATGTTCGCATTCATTTGCCGCGTTGCTA harbors:
- a CDS encoding CvpA family protein translates to MSDLNWVDYIILIIFFFSILTGLARGFVREIISLITLIAAFIVAIVFSNPLAQAFTSSPTVQNVVTQASTSIGMNTTQPVSYLALGLSFGLLFAGTVLVGSIIGYFANAAFQAGVLGIGNRLFGGVFGLIRGYIINLVLIFLVQMTPLSAEAWWQQSKLVAAYQPSVVWLGGVVSPSLANLKAKFGETFQGATSTLKDLTDTYGGYLKQ
- a CDS encoding glycerophosphodiester phosphodiesterase, whose amino-acid sequence is MTLMLKVTPPVIAHRGASALAPENTLAAFEKAAALGIKWIECDVVQAACGEPVIFHDDLLDRTTNGTGPVFTHPYSHLKLLDAGGWFNPAFLNERIPTLKELLHFLATRQMNANIEIKALPGQEAEQVKNVMEIMQPYLDSSENTFLFSSFSLEALKCIRQFYPQVLVGLLLHEWLPDWQEICAWLHPVSIHVNDEIITQNTAEIIKAMNKQLFCYTVNHPARAQMLFSWGVDAVFTDVPDIIIASLT